From the Phytoactinopolyspora mesophila genome, the window ACCACACTGTCTATCTCGTACTCATCGAGAACTTCAAGGTCCGCTGGCGATGCATAACTTCCTAGAACACTGACTACAGTCTCCACCGGCTTGCTCCGCGACAATGCCACAACATCGAACGATATTACCTCCTGCGAGCTGGCCAACCTACGAACAAGGCGGGACCCGATATAGCCCGCAGCACCGGTAACCAACACTACGCCCACAAGGCACCTCCGGGGGAATATTCAAGCTCTCCGTCTTTGATGCACTTATCAAGTACGTGACGTTGACAAAGAGGCCTATTCGCGGCAGTTAGATAATTCACGAGACTCCGGCGTGTCGAATTTAAACGACGGCCCATTCTCGAGGAAGAATTGGATTGCAACATTCAAATTTCTCAGAAACGGACCGCCCAGCATGTGCTTTACCGTTACACGACTGTCGACAAGCCGGAGCGGAGGTGGCCGCC encodes:
- a CDS encoding NAD-dependent epimerase/dehydratase family protein; translation: MGVVLVTGAAGYIGSRLVRRLASSQEVISFDVVALSRSKPVETVVSVLGSYASPADLEVLDEYEIDSVV